From Candidatus Baltobacteraceae bacterium, the proteins below share one genomic window:
- a CDS encoding universal stress protein, translating into MFNTILVAVDESDAAKSAVELACRLAKEDGAKLLLVNVVDVSKLVAVAGYETPYPIDAIQMMRDSGADLLNKQKSTCESGGLNVTTAAGEGDACDEILRLADENKVGLICMGTHGRKGLAHLFIGSVAEGVVRRSKVPVMVTPS; encoded by the coding sequence ATGTTCAATACGATTCTCGTCGCGGTCGACGAGTCGGACGCAGCGAAATCGGCCGTCGAACTGGCCTGTCGTCTCGCCAAAGAGGACGGCGCCAAACTGCTCTTGGTCAACGTGGTCGACGTTTCGAAACTCGTCGCGGTCGCCGGCTATGAGACGCCTTATCCGATCGACGCGATCCAGATGATGCGCGATTCCGGTGCCGACCTGTTGAACAAGCAGAAATCGACCTGCGAATCCGGCGGCCTCAACGTTACGACCGCAGCCGGCGAAGGCGATGCGTGCGATGAGATCCTGCGCCTCGCCGATGAAAACAAGGTAGGGCTGATCTGCATGGGTACCCATGGCCGCAAGGGGCTTGCGCACCTCTTCATCGGCAGCGTCGCCGAAGGCGTCGTGCGCCGCTCCAAAGTTCCGGTGATGGTGACGCCGTCATGA